In Acidobacteriota bacterium, a genomic segment contains:
- a CDS encoding AbrB/MazE/SpoVT family DNA-binding domain-containing protein, producing the protein MNVRVDKAGRIVLPKPLRDRLGLKAGSSLELSENSDGLLLRLAVSRSSLVKRNGRWVYTGKAPRDINWERLVEEDRELRDRELYER; encoded by the coding sequence ATGAATGTTCGTGTCGACAAGGCTGGGCGTATCGTTCTTCCTAAACCTCTTCGAGACAGGTTAGGTCTAAAGGCAGGGTCCAGCCTGGAGCTCTCAGAGAATTCCGATGGTCTCTTGCTTCGACTCGCTGTTTCCCGAAGCAGTCTAGTCAAGCGAAATGGACGCTGGGTGTACACAGGAAAGGCACCGCGGGATATCAACTGGGAACGGCTCGTGGAAGAAGACCGTGAGCTTCGCGACAGGGAACTTTACGAACGGTGA
- a CDS encoding cysteine desulfurase NifS, with the protein MHRVYLDSNATTPLLPEVFEAMRPYYFEEFGNASSIHHHGQHARAAVERARESVAKLLGCRAAEVVFTSGGTEADNLAIFGIARARDHIITSQIEHHAVLNACKRLEQRGFEVTYLPVSEQGLIDPDELRGALRPNTKLISIMMANNETGVLQPVEEIGRIAAEADVYFHSDAVQAAGKVPIDVKRIGCDLLSISGHKFHGPQGTGAMYIRRGTLIEPLFFGGNHERQRRAGTENLPGIIGLGCAAEIALRGFADGSVGRIRGMRDRLESKLLNDTDAAGVNSGRAPRVPNTSNVFFDHIEGEAMVIALDLKGLAVSTGAACSSGAIEPSHVLTAIGLAPERARASIRFSLGKQNTEEDVDFALSVIPATIARLRELSPTYKANPAPAAR; encoded by the coding sequence ATGCACCGGGTATACCTCGACAGTAATGCGACCACTCCGCTTCTTCCCGAAGTGTTTGAGGCGATGCGTCCGTATTATTTCGAGGAGTTTGGCAATGCTTCGTCGATTCATCATCACGGACAGCACGCGCGGGCGGCGGTTGAGCGGGCGCGGGAGTCCGTCGCCAAACTGCTCGGATGCCGCGCTGCTGAGGTTGTATTCACCAGCGGCGGCACGGAGGCCGACAATCTCGCCATCTTCGGCATAGCTCGGGCACGCGATCACATCATTACTTCCCAGATTGAACATCATGCCGTGCTCAATGCCTGCAAGCGGCTGGAGCAGCGGGGCTTTGAGGTCACATATCTGCCGGTGAGTGAGCAAGGGCTTATTGATCCAGATGAGCTGAGGGGGGCGTTGCGGCCGAACACCAAGCTTATTTCCATCATGATGGCGAACAATGAAACCGGCGTTTTGCAGCCGGTGGAGGAGATTGGGCGGATTGCCGCTGAGGCTGATGTTTATTTTCATAGTGACGCTGTGCAGGCGGCCGGCAAAGTTCCGATCGATGTAAAGAGGATTGGTTGTGACCTGCTTTCCATTTCGGGACACAAGTTTCACGGTCCTCAGGGAACTGGCGCCATGTACATACGGCGCGGAACGTTGATTGAACCTTTGTTTTTTGGGGGAAATCACGAACGCCAGCGGCGTGCAGGCACAGAGAACTTGCCGGGAATCATTGGGCTCGGTTGTGCTGCCGAGATTGCTCTGCGCGGATTTGCGGACGGCAGCGTAGGGCGAATTCGTGGAATGCGCGATCGGCTGGAATCGAAGCTGTTAAACGATACTGATGCGGCAGGAGTGAACAGCGGCCGCGCTCCGCGTGTTCCAAATACAAGCAACGTCTTTTTCGACCACATTGAAGGAGAGGCGATGGTGATCGCCTTGGATCTGAAAGGGCTGGCGGTTTCCACAGGTGCGGCTTGCTCTTCGGGCGCAATTGAACCATCGCATGTGCTGACGGCGATAGGTCTCGCGCCGGAACGGGCGCGGGCGAGTATTCGGTTCAGTTTGGGTAAGCAGAATACGGAGGAGGATGTTGATTTTGCCTTGTCGGTGATTCCGGCGACGATTGCGCGTTTGCGGGAATTGTCGCCCACCTATAAGGCGAATCCGGCGCCGGCAGCCAGATAG
- a CDS encoding citrate synthase (catalyzes the formation of citrate from acetyl-CoA and oxaloacetate) — protein sequence MSTTPATKGLEGIVAANSGICYIDGDEGVLAYRGIDIHELAQNSNFEEVCYLLWFGTLPKREELEHFRQRLAESRKVDPGIIEMMRSFPKSATPMEVLRTTVSALSFYDPDEKAVDHDSNVRKAYALTSQIAMIVAIYDRIRKGKKVVDADPKLSHAANFLLQLTGEKPSATAEKALDIALILHADHELNASTFAARVTAATLSDMHSAITSAIGALKGPLHGGANEAVMRMLFALDKAGRDPVEHVTGMLADKKKVPGFGHRVYTTEDPRATHLRKMSEDLGRSSGNPKWFDMSRKIEKYINAEKKLNANVDFYSASTYTTLGLDVDLFTPVFAVSRIAGWAAHVIEQLDDNRLIRPRAEYIGPRYPNKYVPMDRR from the coding sequence ATGTCGACAACGCCCGCCACAAAAGGTCTTGAAGGAATCGTCGCCGCTAATTCTGGAATCTGCTATATCGATGGTGACGAAGGCGTTCTTGCTTATCGTGGCATCGACATCCACGAACTCGCCCAGAACTCCAACTTTGAAGAAGTCTGCTACTTGTTGTGGTTCGGAACACTTCCTAAACGAGAGGAACTGGAGCACTTCCGGCAACGGCTGGCGGAGTCGCGCAAGGTCGATCCTGGCATCATCGAGATGATGCGGAGCTTCCCGAAGAGCGCCACGCCGATGGAGGTTCTGCGCACCACGGTTTCCGCGTTGTCTTTCTACGATCCCGATGAGAAAGCGGTCGATCACGATTCGAACGTGCGCAAGGCATACGCACTCACATCGCAGATCGCGATGATCGTTGCCATTTACGATCGAATCCGAAAAGGGAAGAAGGTGGTGGATGCCGATCCGAAGCTTTCGCATGCCGCTAATTTTCTGCTGCAGCTCACCGGCGAGAAGCCTTCTGCGACCGCAGAAAAAGCCCTCGACATCGCCCTCATCCTTCATGCCGACCACGAACTGAATGCATCCACATTCGCTGCTCGCGTGACTGCTGCGACTTTGTCAGACATGCATTCGGCGATCACCAGCGCCATCGGCGCGTTGAAGGGGCCCTTGCACGGTGGAGCCAACGAGGCGGTCATGCGCATGCTGTTCGCGCTGGACAAAGCCGGGAGGGACCCAGTGGAACATGTGACGGGCATGCTGGCGGACAAGAAGAAAGTCCCTGGCTTCGGGCATCGCGTCTACACCACGGAAGACCCCCGTGCCACGCACCTGCGCAAGATGTCTGAGGATCTGGGACGCTCCAGCGGCAATCCCAAGTGGTTCGACATGTCGCGTAAGATCGAGAAGTACATCAACGCCGAGAAGAAGCTGAACGCCAACGTGGACTTCTACTCGGCGTCGACTTATACGACTTTGGGACTCGACGTCGATCTCTTCACTCCTGTCTTCGCTGTCTCCCGTATTGCAGGCTGGGCGGCGCACGTCATCGAGCAACTCGACGACAACCGATTGATTCGGCCTCGCGCGGAGTACATTGGGCCGCGGTACCCGAATAAATACGTGCCGATGGATAGACGATAG